ACGCCTGGCGTCCTCCCTCAGGCGCCGAGGGCCTTCTGGAACCCCGGACGCGCCGCGAGGCGGTCCCAGTACGCGGCGACGTTCGCATGCTCGGCGCCGACGCAGCCGAGCATGCGCGCCGCCATGAGGAAGTAGCCCATCATGATGTCGGCGCCGGAGAGCGCGCCGCCGACCAGGTACTCCTTGCCCTGCAGCGCCCGCTCCAGCACGTCGAGCGTGTTCTTCGCGCGCACGCGGCCGTCGGCGGCCACCTGCGGAAGGCGGTCGGCTTCGGGGAGGAACATGGTGTGGCGGGCGATGTCGCCGATCGGCGGGAAGGCCGTCGCTTCCGCGAAGTGCACCCACTGGAGGTACGTGCCGCGCTCCGGATCACCGATGGGCGGCGCCAGGCGTCCCTTGCCG
This portion of the Deltaproteobacteria bacterium genome encodes:
- a CDS encoding glutathione S-transferase family protein, which encodes MITLYHAQLTRSIRIIWLLEELGVPYELATVPFKPPRHSFEQDTPAGKFPTLADDGMVMFESGAILEYVIEKYGKGRLAPPIGDPERGTYLQWVHFAEATAFPPIGDIARHTMFLPEADRLPQVAADGRVRAKNTLDVLERALQGKEYLVGGALSGADIMMGYFLMAARMLGCVGAEHANVAAYWDRLAARPGFQKALGA